In the Leptospira limi genome, one interval contains:
- a CDS encoding zinc-dependent alcohol dehydrogenase, with protein sequence MLRLVFRKKGILEWEEVETPTITGENQALVEPIAIARCDLDLPIVRGETLFRAPFPVGHEFVGRIKSLSDDISGQFQIGSVVAIPFQISCGTCPSCLSIHTNSCESVPYTSAYGMTPGVHNVGGAISELIKVPYAKQMLLPMDPNINPVGIASLSDNIAEVWKLAGRFIERKKDPKTLVVGGNAGSIGLYTALYLHQTKKAEVLYVDTDRSRIELATSLGIPVTHVTTFPKPSEKFDLVCDASATKEGWEFATRSMGKNAILSSASIFWTNRFEIPYLEMYNQGAEIHIGRVESLDSMKALYPEIQNGMFTPEKIVTKIVSFSEAKEAWLEESIKLVVTR encoded by the coding sequence ATGTTAAGACTAGTCTTTCGGAAAAAAGGGATCCTTGAATGGGAAGAAGTAGAAACCCCTACCATCACAGGTGAAAACCAAGCACTTGTAGAACCCATCGCCATTGCTCGTTGTGATTTGGATTTACCCATCGTACGAGGAGAAACATTATTCCGTGCACCGTTCCCCGTAGGACACGAGTTTGTTGGTCGGATCAAATCTCTATCGGACGATATCAGTGGACAATTCCAAATTGGATCAGTGGTTGCAATTCCTTTCCAAATCTCCTGTGGGACATGTCCATCGTGTTTATCGATACATACCAATTCATGTGAATCGGTTCCTTATACATCCGCCTATGGAATGACACCTGGTGTCCACAATGTAGGTGGTGCAATATCGGAACTTATCAAAGTTCCTTACGCAAAACAAATGTTACTTCCTATGGATCCTAACATCAATCCAGTGGGCATTGCGAGTCTGAGTGATAATATTGCCGAAGTTTGGAAGTTAGCTGGTCGATTTATAGAACGAAAAAAAGATCCTAAAACACTCGTAGTTGGTGGGAACGCGGGGAGCATTGGACTTTACACGGCTCTTTACCTCCACCAAACAAAAAAAGCCGAAGTATTGTATGTGGACACTGACCGTAGTAGGATTGAACTTGCCACATCTCTTGGAATCCCTGTTACACATGTAACTACGTTTCCAAAACCTAGTGAAAAGTTTGATTTGGTTTGCGATGCGTCTGCCACAAAAGAAGGTTGGGAATTTGCCACTCGTTCCATGGGAAAAAATGCTATCCTAAGTTCGGCATCGATCTTTTGGACCAATCGTTTTGAAATTCCGTATTTGGAGATGTACAACCAAGGTGCGGAAATCCATATCGGCAGAGTGGAGTCACTCGATTCCATGAAAGCACTTTACCCCGAAATCCAAAATGGAATGTTTACACCTGAAAAAATTGTCACAAAAATTGTTTCCTTTTCAGAGGCAAAAGAAGCATGGTTGGAAGAATCAATCAAACTGGTGGTAACTCGTTGA
- a CDS encoding adenylate/guanylate cyclase domain-containing protein, with translation MESSRVLLFEILKSERKRAKALFWLFLSGAVALIFQVLFIRDDLLSKNVQPFPIWVPPVYFLFNTLYAYILLRILDSNIRDGRIPPISIRYVGALVESSIPSGLLLYLGINLEIPILALNSPPELAYFFFIILATLRLDIGLAIFIGFVSWAEYLGIVYYFLQNTKPGAVDPLLYSFPIYFGKANIFLVGGFLSAFVSRQIRNSFINSLAAESEKNQIRVLFGQHVSPEVVNTLLHQRDDWNGEEKHVCILFFDIRDFTKFAETQKPTDLIQFLNRLFQDVIICINQNGGIVNKFLGDGFMAVFGAPISNGADIQSCARAAKEIRKCIQSLVEQKEIPAIKIGMGIHSGEVVTGTVGSRDRKEYTVIGDVVNLASRLEQLTKEYGRDVILSESVASSLVPSSVELLGETHVKGKEKPVRVYALL, from the coding sequence ATGGAATCGAGTAGAGTTCTCTTATTTGAAATCTTAAAATCAGAACGCAAACGTGCCAAAGCGCTATTTTGGCTTTTCCTCTCTGGAGCCGTAGCATTAATATTCCAAGTGCTCTTTATCCGAGACGATCTATTAAGTAAGAATGTACAGCCATTCCCAATTTGGGTTCCTCCAGTTTATTTTCTTTTTAATACCTTATATGCATATATACTTTTAAGAATTTTGGACTCCAATATACGTGATGGTAGAATTCCGCCTATCTCGATTCGTTATGTAGGCGCCCTAGTAGAGAGTAGTATTCCCTCTGGACTCTTGTTATATTTGGGAATCAATTTGGAAATACCAATCTTAGCACTCAACTCTCCTCCCGAGCTTGCATATTTTTTCTTCATCATTTTAGCTACGTTACGTTTGGATATTGGTTTAGCTATTTTTATAGGATTTGTATCTTGGGCAGAATATTTAGGAATTGTTTATTATTTTCTTCAAAATACAAAACCAGGAGCAGTGGATCCATTATTATATTCATTCCCAATTTACTTTGGTAAGGCGAATATTTTTTTAGTCGGTGGATTTTTATCAGCTTTTGTTTCGAGACAAATTCGAAATAGTTTTATCAATAGTTTGGCGGCAGAATCAGAAAAAAATCAAATCCGTGTTTTGTTTGGACAACATGTATCTCCAGAGGTAGTGAATACATTATTGCACCAAAGAGATGATTGGAATGGTGAAGAAAAACACGTTTGTATTTTATTCTTTGATATACGTGATTTTACAAAATTTGCAGAGACTCAAAAACCTACAGACTTAATCCAATTTTTAAATCGACTTTTTCAAGATGTAATCATATGCATTAACCAAAATGGGGGAATAGTAAATAAATTTCTTGGAGATGGTTTTATGGCAGTATTTGGTGCCCCAATTTCCAATGGAGCTGACATCCAATCTTGCGCGAGAGCTGCAAAGGAAATTCGAAAATGTATTCAAAGTTTGGTGGAACAAAAAGAAATTCCTGCGATTAAAATCGGAATGGGAATCCATAGTGGGGAAGTTGTCACTGGAACTGTAGGATCTCGAGATCGGAAAGAATACACTGTCATTGGAGATGTTGTAAACTTGGCTAGTCGTTTAGAACAATTAACTAAAGAATACGGACGTGATGTGATTCTATCCGAATCGGTTGCATCTTCCTTGGTGCCCTCCTCCGTAGAATTGCTAGGAGAAACCCATGTAAAAGGTAAAGAAAAACCCGTAAGAGTTTATGCTTTACTATAA
- a CDS encoding ankyrin repeat domain-containing protein, which produces MKTILSCSNCLSGHSISSSKLEGKKGKYRCKKCSIWNHFDFRKNLTGERSDSLVLFDLNFIGQIPNHTLQGQIFGRYTTNFVSEWSNEELVFLKDEEGNDDDVRISLSGLPEIVRLKNFDYDITTTTPSKTLSIIINHNVNTAPVRLSLTVEDYDHALVNGKLYLAISDEWNTFLHGSFTATHVYKIEFDEYGVANKELPDFITSYLASKIYALSGNILLLQKHYPTLTEKEKDELLTLVMYHWPENQTTISEVHFKETNIQAKFQLTQRKLNETFIFLISNKLKPNANHWHIIHDVVCHSESEPIFIPILKSKFPEEYRLNLGNQLESKNEDKTLDWLDEDDVYLLDSFVRTVGSLDYIIKDSIRNPLGFTLLQEAFVRSKFKSCMRLLERGANPNILDANGESAIFKLCQDNKLRLQEKTALMDELIKRGAQVNLQSVNGMSPLHWCSVFGEPSLAKRLIQAGVDIHIADQIGSTALHEACKFGNSSVLALLLESGAKANGKNLEEKTGRDLAFENLEIAELESDEEKKNRYQRVLSLLDVYGG; this is translated from the coding sequence ATGAAAACGATTTTATCCTGCTCCAATTGTCTCAGCGGTCATTCCATTTCCTCATCCAAACTGGAAGGCAAAAAAGGAAAATACCGATGTAAAAAATGTTCCATTTGGAACCATTTTGATTTTCGAAAGAACCTCACTGGTGAAAGATCCGACTCACTCGTGTTATTTGATCTAAATTTTATAGGTCAAATTCCCAACCATACCCTTCAAGGACAAATATTTGGAAGGTATACCACAAACTTTGTTTCGGAATGGTCAAATGAAGAGTTAGTTTTTTTGAAAGACGAAGAGGGAAACGATGATGATGTTCGGATTTCACTTTCTGGACTTCCTGAAATTGTTCGTTTAAAAAATTTTGATTATGATATCACAACAACGACACCTTCCAAAACTCTCAGTATCATCATCAATCATAATGTGAACACTGCTCCCGTTAGACTTTCCTTAACTGTGGAAGATTATGACCATGCACTTGTTAATGGAAAATTGTATTTAGCAATTTCTGATGAGTGGAATACCTTTTTGCATGGTAGTTTTACAGCTACCCATGTTTATAAAATTGAGTTTGATGAATATGGTGTAGCAAACAAAGAACTTCCCGATTTTATCACAAGTTATTTAGCATCAAAAATCTATGCGTTGTCTGGTAATATTTTATTATTACAAAAACATTATCCAACCTTAACAGAAAAGGAAAAGGATGAATTACTCACACTTGTGATGTACCATTGGCCTGAAAACCAAACAACAATTTCGGAAGTACATTTCAAAGAAACAAACATCCAAGCAAAATTCCAACTCACACAGCGTAAACTGAACGAAACATTTATCTTTTTAATCTCCAACAAGTTAAAACCAAATGCAAACCATTGGCACATCATCCATGATGTTGTTTGCCATTCAGAATCCGAACCAATCTTCATACCCATTCTCAAATCAAAATTTCCCGAGGAATACCGCCTAAACTTAGGAAATCAATTAGAATCAAAAAATGAAGACAAAACCTTGGATTGGTTAGATGAAGATGATGTTTATTTATTAGATTCTTTTGTAAGAACAGTTGGATCCTTAGATTATATCATCAAAGATTCCATTCGCAATCCACTTGGTTTTACGTTATTACAAGAGGCATTCGTACGTTCTAAATTCAAATCTTGTATGCGTTTATTGGAAAGAGGTGCAAACCCCAATATTTTAGATGCTAATGGAGAATCTGCCATCTTCAAATTATGCCAAGACAACAAACTACGTTTACAAGAAAAAACTGCACTCATGGATGAACTCATCAAACGTGGTGCTCAGGTAAACTTACAATCGGTAAATGGAATGTCACCTCTTCATTGGTGTTCTGTTTTTGGAGAACCAAGTTTGGCAAAACGACTCATCCAAGCAGGTGTTGATATTCACATTGCGGATCAGATAGGCAGTACAGCACTACACGAAGCTTGTAAATTTGGTAATTCTTCTGTCCTAGCTTTATTACTCGAATCGGGAGCAAAGGCAAATGGAAAAAACTTAGAGGAAAAAACGGGACGTGATTTAGCTTTTGAAAATTTAGAAATTGCGGAATTGGAATCAGACGAAGAGAAAAAGAACCGTTACCAAAGGGTTCTTTCTCTCCTTGATGTATATGGTGGCTAA
- a CDS encoding LOG family protein translates to MALIQNIAIYCGSSSGLDPSYHKEAYFLGEILAKHQMGIVYGGASVGLMGAVANGCLENHGKVIGVIPTFLKRKEIEHIGLSELIQVESMHERKQIMFDRSDAFLVLPGGFGTMEEFFEVVTWSQLGLHNKPIVLLNWNGFYDSLVQMFHTMVDSGFLKKENMDLVIVLRETKDLLTHLQNYSPSKTEKWLSKDTI, encoded by the coding sequence ATGGCTCTGATACAAAACATCGCAATTTACTGTGGTTCCTCTTCTGGCCTTGACCCTTCCTATCACAAGGAAGCTTACTTTTTGGGTGAAATCCTAGCAAAACACCAAATGGGAATTGTGTATGGTGGTGCGAGTGTGGGACTTATGGGAGCTGTGGCAAACGGTTGTTTGGAGAACCATGGCAAGGTCATTGGTGTGATCCCAACATTTCTGAAACGAAAGGAAATCGAACATATCGGACTTTCAGAACTCATCCAAGTGGAATCGATGCACGAAAGGAAACAAATTATGTTTGATCGTTCTGATGCCTTTCTTGTGTTACCTGGTGGTTTTGGAACCATGGAAGAATTTTTTGAAGTGGTCACATGGTCACAACTGGGACTTCACAATAAACCCATTGTATTATTGAATTGGAATGGGTTTTATGACTCACTTGTCCAAATGTTCCATACGATGGTGGATTCTGGATTTTTGAAAAAGGAAAATATGGATCTCGTAATTGTCCTAAGGGAAACCAAAGACCTACTCACTCATTTGCAGAACTATTCTCCGTCTAAGACAGAGAAATGGTTGTCGAAAGATACCATTTAA
- a CDS encoding DUF4846 domain-containing protein, producing the protein MEFGLKFNLDLRYGFCFLIPFLLVSPIFSESIQERFTPPNGYSRITYPKESFSTYLQNFPLKPKGSPVFLYNGNKKQNQVHEAVLDFPLLETDLIQCADAVMKLRAEYLYSRKEWGKIKFTISNGMLVPFSRFAKGDRVVVKGNKTSWKEGIAKKGTNRDVFETYLQFIYSYAGTISLKSELKKKQLQDLEPGDVWIQAGSPGHVVMVVDKVQSTDGNTLFLLAQSYMPSQEMHILKNDTTKSPWFALPQGDSFPTPEWEFMAKAFYGFHK; encoded by the coding sequence TTGGAATTTGGACTAAAATTCAATTTAGATTTGCGATACGGATTTTGTTTCCTTATCCCTTTTCTTTTAGTTTCACCAATTTTTTCCGAATCCATACAAGAACGTTTCACGCCACCTAACGGATACAGTCGAATCACTTACCCAAAAGAAAGTTTTTCTACTTACCTACAAAACTTTCCATTAAAACCAAAAGGAAGCCCTGTATTTTTGTACAATGGAAATAAAAAACAAAACCAAGTCCATGAAGCTGTGTTAGATTTTCCCTTACTGGAAACAGACCTCATCCAATGTGCTGATGCGGTCATGAAACTTCGGGCAGAGTATCTATATTCGCGAAAGGAATGGGGAAAAATCAAATTTACCATCAGCAATGGAATGTTAGTTCCCTTTTCTAGATTTGCAAAAGGTGACCGAGTGGTCGTGAAGGGAAATAAAACCAGTTGGAAAGAAGGGATCGCAAAAAAAGGAACAAACCGCGATGTGTTCGAAACATATTTACAATTTATTTATAGTTATGCGGGAACTATCTCACTCAAATCTGAACTTAAGAAAAAACAACTCCAAGATTTGGAACCAGGGGATGTATGGATCCAAGCAGGTTCACCAGGGCATGTTGTGATGGTTGTAGACAAAGTCCAATCAACAGATGGGAACACCTTATTTTTGTTAGCACAAAGTTATATGCCTTCCCAGGAAATGCATATCTTAAAAAATGATACAACCAAATCTCCATGGTTTGCCTTACCGCAAGGGGATTCTTTTCCAACACCTGAATGGGAATTTATGGCCAAGGCTTTTTACGGTTTTCACAAATAA
- a CDS encoding GAF domain-containing sensor histidine kinase: MQTIPKNEIPRLLQLADLNLDYVSLKEEFNGLAELAAKITGTPISHINLIDALHQWTIGDFGFPSTLTPREETVCQFTILNNSHLEVKDLRSDPRFKEKGFVTQSPYFKYYYGIPIDLKGYNIGSICVIDTEDNSISPDKIKLLEIIAEEVTLRIKLKNTIHQITEKNLKLWKNYKILAHDIRGPIGGISGLADIILQEEEIDMMEYLSNMKLIKESSDSVLNLVNDLMSEFTDEGTSNNDITIKEFSEQLLSLFYAQAQTKQISINFNINPNLYRTKIPKNKFFQMIGNLVSNSIKFSPIKSEIQIHFDILNSVNQSAVIRIKDFGIGMTTEQINEIFLDNTNSTLGTAGEVGYGFGIKFVKLLVDELKGTFSVTSDLGKGCEFLINLPIESS, encoded by the coding sequence ATGCAAACAATTCCCAAAAATGAAATCCCTCGCTTACTACAATTAGCAGATTTAAACTTAGATTATGTTTCCTTAAAAGAGGAATTTAATGGACTCGCGGAATTGGCTGCAAAGATCACTGGAACACCTATTTCCCATATCAATCTGATTGATGCATTACACCAGTGGACAATTGGTGATTTTGGATTTCCCTCTACTCTGACTCCAAGAGAAGAAACTGTTTGCCAATTTACCATCTTAAACAATTCACATCTAGAAGTAAAAGACCTAAGGTCAGACCCGAGGTTCAAAGAGAAAGGATTTGTCACTCAAAGTCCTTACTTTAAATACTATTACGGAATTCCAATTGATTTAAAAGGATATAATATAGGATCCATCTGCGTAATCGATACAGAAGATAATTCAATTTCTCCTGATAAAATCAAACTCTTAGAAATCATCGCCGAAGAAGTGACGCTTCGTATCAAACTCAAAAACACTATTCACCAAATTACCGAGAAAAATCTCAAATTATGGAAAAATTATAAAATTTTAGCACATGATATCCGAGGACCCATCGGTGGTATATCGGGATTGGCTGATATCATCCTCCAAGAAGAAGAAATAGACATGATGGAATATCTTTCGAATATGAAATTGATAAAGGAAAGTAGTGATTCTGTATTAAATTTGGTAAATGATCTAATGAGTGAATTTACGGATGAAGGTACATCTAACAATGATATCACGATAAAGGAATTTTCCGAACAATTATTAAGTTTGTTTTATGCGCAGGCACAAACGAAACAAATCAGTATCAATTTCAATATAAATCCAAATTTATACAGAACAAAAATTCCAAAAAATAAATTCTTTCAAATGATTGGAAACTTAGTTTCGAATTCAATCAAGTTTTCACCGATAAAAAGTGAGATACAGATTCATTTTGATATCCTGAATTCCGTCAATCAATCAGCCGTTATACGCATTAAAGATTTTGGAATTGGAATGACAACAGAGCAAATCAACGAAATATTTTTAGACAACACAAATTCAACATTAGGGACAGCGGGCGAAGTGGGATACGGATTTGGAATCAAATTCGTGAAATTACTTGTCGATGAATTGAAGGGAACCTTTTCAGTCACTTCAGATTTAGGAAAGGGATGTGAATTTCTCATCAACCTGCCCATTGAAAGTTCTTAA
- a CDS encoding adenylate/guanylate cyclase domain-containing protein: MFDLSFLEPERKTLKIKRSGDTILETAIANNFPLYHLCGGNARCTTCRVFVSDGLAFLSERNEREKTIADRKGWPKEIRLSCQTEIFGNVDVQRIIRDEEDLKNITSETKNSKTGEECYATILFLDIKGFTSFTESSLAYDVVFVLNRFFQEMSDPILNNGGFIDKFIGDGILAYFFLDKTKLQTSQLTLEDAKRQMFVQALRACFRMFDQLQKFNAYVKERFHHEFEIRLGLHAGQVIYGDIGHSDHKSQTVLGDTVNVASRLEALNKKTGTKFLISDEIYQFVSDKIQIDKKILTKLRGKTERMAVYSVLGFKEKDQILELQRSLELAVQLNPNLARDFYIHFLDTKPEFQKFFQNTDMESQAKKLLAMFGKTIEKFGNLNQNHIELQNLGKMHEEMGIQVTDFAKIAPSLLYALEKSLGDRWSAELKSIWETALGSLVRLMGKK; the protein is encoded by the coding sequence ATGTTTGATCTCTCATTTTTAGAACCAGAAAGGAAAACTTTAAAAATAAAACGTTCAGGCGATACCATATTAGAAACCGCAATCGCAAATAATTTTCCGCTATATCATTTATGTGGCGGAAATGCGCGATGCACAACTTGTCGTGTTTTTGTTTCGGATGGGCTGGCTTTTCTTAGTGAAAGGAATGAAAGAGAAAAAACAATTGCCGATCGGAAAGGTTGGCCTAAAGAAATTCGTTTGTCATGCCAAACAGAAATTTTTGGAAACGTCGACGTCCAAAGGATCATTCGCGATGAAGAAGATCTTAAGAACATAACTTCCGAAACAAAAAATTCTAAAACAGGCGAAGAGTGTTATGCGACAATTTTATTTTTAGACATTAAAGGTTTTACTTCTTTTACAGAGTCAAGTTTAGCATATGATGTTGTATTTGTTCTCAATCGATTTTTCCAAGAGATGAGTGATCCAATCCTTAACAATGGTGGATTTATCGATAAGTTCATCGGGGACGGTATCCTTGCTTATTTCTTTTTAGACAAAACAAAATTACAAACATCACAACTTACATTGGAAGATGCAAAAAGACAAATGTTTGTCCAAGCATTACGTGCTTGTTTTCGCATGTTTGACCAACTTCAAAAATTCAATGCTTATGTAAAAGAACGTTTCCACCATGAGTTTGAAATTCGTTTGGGATTGCATGCAGGTCAGGTGATATACGGTGATATAGGTCATTCGGATCACAAATCACAAACCGTACTGGGAGATACCGTCAACGTGGCCTCGAGATTGGAAGCTCTGAACAAAAAAACGGGAACAAAATTTTTAATCTCTGACGAAATTTACCAATTCGTTTCTGACAAAATCCAAATCGACAAAAAGATTCTTACAAAACTCAGAGGAAAAACGGAAAGGATGGCCGTTTACTCTGTATTAGGTTTTAAAGAAAAAGATCAAATCTTAGAATTACAACGATCTCTAGAATTGGCGGTTCAACTGAATCCAAATTTAGCTCGGGATTTTTATATTCACTTTCTCGATACCAAACCAGAGTTCCAAAAATTTTTCCAAAATACGGATATGGAATCCCAAGCCAAAAAGTTACTGGCTATGTTTGGAAAAACAATTGAAAAATTTGGAAATTTGAACCAGAACCATATCGAACTTCAAAATTTAGGGAAAATGCATGAAGAGATGGGAATTCAGGTAACTGATTTTGCAAAAATAGCACCAAGCCTTCTCTATGCCTTAGAAAAAAGTTTAGGAGATCGATGGAGTGCAGAATTGAAGTCAATTTGGGAGACGGCTTTAGGATCGTTAGTTAGGTTGATGGGAAAGAAATAA
- a CDS encoding lipocalin family protein, with amino-acid sequence MDVTAQYSKRIDGGVKVINRGYDQLNQEWKEIEGKAFFQDTTDKGLLKVSFFGPFYGTYNIIALDKINYSYALVCGPNKSYLWILARTPEISKKITDDLFVKAYSLGFDTSKLIFVEHSRK; translated from the coding sequence GTGGATGTCACCGCTCAATATTCAAAACGCATCGATGGCGGAGTAAAAGTCATAAATCGTGGGTATGATCAACTCAATCAGGAATGGAAAGAAATTGAGGGGAAAGCCTTCTTTCAGGATACGACTGACAAAGGTTTACTCAAAGTTTCATTCTTTGGGCCGTTTTATGGGACCTACAATATTATTGCACTTGATAAAATCAATTACAGTTATGCCCTTGTCTGCGGTCCCAACAAGTCTTATCTCTGGATTTTGGCAAGGACTCCGGAGATTTCGAAAAAAATCACCGACGACCTTTTTGTCAAGGCTTACTCTCTTGGTTTTGATACTTCCAAACTGATTTTTGTGGAGCATTCCAGAAAGTAA
- a CDS encoding PAS domain S-box protein encodes MDIKSIIEKAVDESISAIAISEPLGKIVFINNAFLHFLGYTSKEEVVGRFANEFWIPSDYENNVIVSLSKTGSYFGELQAVKKNKSIMNVVAQFNISKSFSNEIQYIIFSFLENSNLKSISDTIRETENYYSQILDSISDFIFCKDTNFKMTYVNKACADYLGIKKADVIGRYDIPENKQEFIEEYHKIDSFVFQEGKQFKIEKEPHLGKDGLVRYFNTVKTPIRDQYGNINELVAVARDITDSEDILGKLKLITEITSDYVYTAKIIEGEIIADWSSGNLSKIIGYTVEDILILGGWIKIIHPDDLGIVGNRVSEILQGQVGVSEYRVFAKSDEVIWIRDYSKPLYDEFGNLSKLIGASKNITIEKEVETKLKESNERFKASLEASLESIYFLSVVKDVHGTIIDFVFNEMNEKGANNLGVPKEELIGKRICELYPINLENGFFEQYKQVFLTKQPLEQDYIIPDGYYTPGHFHHIVLPTTDGIVIYNRNISDLVAKNKELETLVQVTNRQNERLREYTYITSHNLRAPIANILSLCNLLKDDPSDQVLVQMVESSAQQLDHMMKNLNELLTIEKDSHSLVKKEIHLQKEIQNQLLLYVSDKSNQTKVDVIIPKDLFIFTIPVYFESIINNVLSNAFKYIADKSIGFIRIEANESDEFIILTITDNGIGIDLEKYRNKMFKMNSRFHPNIEGKGMGLFLTKYQLESLGGKIEVESQVDKGTSFLLFFPKIQRTNV; translated from the coding sequence ATGGATATAAAATCAATCATCGAAAAAGCTGTGGATGAATCTATAAGCGCCATTGCGATTTCAGAACCACTTGGTAAAATCGTTTTTATTAACAATGCATTTCTACATTTTTTAGGATATACATCGAAAGAAGAAGTAGTCGGTAGATTTGCAAATGAGTTTTGGATACCCTCTGATTATGAAAACAATGTGATCGTTTCTCTTTCAAAAACTGGTTCTTATTTTGGAGAACTGCAAGCAGTTAAAAAAAACAAATCGATAATGAATGTTGTGGCCCAATTTAATATTTCGAAATCTTTTTCGAATGAGATTCAATACATTATTTTTAGCTTTTTAGAAAATTCAAATCTCAAAAGTATATCCGATACGATCCGTGAAACAGAAAATTATTATTCGCAGATACTCGATTCCATCTCTGATTTTATTTTCTGTAAAGATACTAATTTTAAAATGACCTATGTGAACAAGGCCTGTGCTGATTACCTAGGTATCAAAAAAGCAGATGTCATAGGCAGGTATGATATTCCAGAAAACAAACAAGAATTCATTGAAGAGTATCACAAAATCGATTCTTTTGTTTTTCAAGAAGGCAAACAATTTAAAATAGAAAAAGAACCTCATTTAGGTAAAGATGGTTTAGTCCGTTATTTTAATACCGTCAAAACTCCGATCCGAGATCAGTACGGAAATATCAACGAACTTGTAGCGGTTGCACGAGATATTACCGATTCTGAAGACATCTTGGGAAAATTAAAATTAATCACGGAGATTACATCTGATTATGTTTATACTGCAAAAATCATTGAAGGAGAAATCATTGCTGATTGGAGCTCAGGAAATCTCTCAAAAATAATTGGGTATACAGTTGAGGATATTCTAATTCTCGGGGGATGGATCAAAATCATTCATCCAGATGACTTAGGTATCGTTGGAAATCGTGTTTCTGAAATTCTCCAAGGTCAAGTTGGTGTTTCCGAATACCGGGTTTTTGCAAAAAGTGATGAAGTTATATGGATTAGAGATTATAGCAAACCATTGTATGACGAGTTTGGTAACTTATCCAAATTGATTGGAGCATCTAAAAATATTACCATTGAAAAGGAAGTTGAAACTAAGCTCAAAGAAAGTAACGAACGATTCAAAGCATCATTAGAGGCTTCTCTTGAATCCATTTATTTTTTATCGGTAGTGAAAGACGTGCATGGAACGATCATTGATTTCGTTTTTAACGAAATGAATGAGAAAGGGGCAAACAACTTAGGAGTCCCAAAAGAAGAACTGATTGGAAAAAGAATTTGTGAACTATATCCGATCAATTTAGAAAATGGCTTTTTTGAGCAGTATAAACAAGTTTTTCTGACAAAACAACCGCTTGAACAAGACTATATAATTCCTGACGGATATTATACGCCTGGTCATTTCCATCACATCGTTTTGCCTACTACCGATGGGATTGTTATTTACAATCGTAATATATCAGATCTCGTCGCAAAAAATAAAGAACTAGAAACTTTAGTTCAAGTCACCAATAGACAGAATGAAAGGTTAAGAGAGTATACTTATATCACTTCTCATAACCTTAGGGCACCAATTGCAAATATATTAAGTTTATGTAATTTACTAAAAGATGATCCAAGTGATCAAGTTTTAGTCCAGATGGTCGAATCTTCCGCACAACAGTTGGATCATATGATGAAAAACTTAAATGAATTGCTAACAATTGAGAAGGATTCCCATTCGCTCGTAAAAAAAGAAATACACCTTCAAAAAGAAATTCAAAATCAACTTTTGTTATATGTTTCTGATAAATCGAATCAAACTAAAGTAGACGTAATCATTCCAAAAGACTTATTCATTTTTACCATACCAGTTTATTTTGAAAGCATCATTAATAATGTTTTATCCAATGCATTTAAATACATAGCTGACAAAAGTATTGGGTTTATCCGAATCGAAGCGAATGAATCCGATGAGTTTATCATTCTAACAATCACTGATAATGGTATTGGAATCGATTTGGAAAAATATCGAAATAAAATGTTCAAAATGAATTCAAGGTTCCATCCTAATATAGAAGGGAAGGGCATGGGTCTTTTTCTAACAAAATACCAACTTGAATCCTTAGGTGGAAAAATTGAAGTAGAGAGTCAAGTTGACAAAGGAACAAGTTTCCTTCTTTTCTTTCCAAAGATACAAAGAACTAATGTTTAA